A window of the Hordeum vulgare subsp. vulgare chromosome 5H, MorexV3_pseudomolecules_assembly, whole genome shotgun sequence genome harbors these coding sequences:
- the LOC123399206 gene encoding nuclear transcription factor Y subunit C-6-like isoform X2, producing MDPTKSSTPPPPPVLGAPVGYPPGAYPPPPGAAPAPYPPQLYAPPGAAAAQQAAAQQQQQLQVFWAEQYREIEATTDFKNHNLPLARIKKIMKADEDVRMIAAEAPVVFARACEMFILELTHRGWAHAEENKRRTLQKSDIAAAIARTEVFDFLVDIVPRDDAKDVEAAAGVPATDPSMAYYYVPQQ from the exons ATGGATCCCACCAAATccagcaccccgccgccgccccccgtCCTGGGCGCGCCCGTCGGCTACCCGCCTGGGGCGTACCCTCCTCCGCCGGGCGCCGCCCCGGCCCCCTACCCCCCGCAGCTGTACGCGCCgccgggcgccgccgccgcccagcaGGCcgcggcgcagcagcagcagcagctgcagGTGTTCTGGGCGGAGCAGTACCGCGAGATCGAGGCCACCACCGACTTCAAGAACCACAACCTCCCGCTGGCCCGGATCAAGAAGATCATGAAGGCCGACGAGGACGTGCGCATGATCGCCGCCGAGGCCCCCGTCGTCTTCGCCCGCGCCTGCGAGATGTTCATCCTTGAGCTCACCCACCGCGGCTGGGCGCACGCCGAGGAGAACAAGCGCCGCACGCTCCAGAAGTCCGACATTGCGGCCGCCATCGCGCGCACCGAGGTCTTCGACTTCCTCGTGGACATCGTGCCCCGGGACGACGCAAAGGACGTCGAGGCG GCCGCCGGCGTGCCCGCCACCGACCCGAGCATGGCGTACTACTATGTCCCCCAGCAGTAA
- the LOC123399206 gene encoding nuclear transcription factor Y subunit C-6-like isoform X1, whose protein sequence is MDPTKSSTPPPPPVLGAPVGYPPGAYPPPPGAAPAPYPPQLYAPPGAAAAQQAAAQQQQQLQVFWAEQYREIEATTDFKNHNLPLARIKKIMKADEDVRMIAAEAPVVFARACEMFILELTHRGWAHAEENKRRTLQKSDIAAAIARTEVFDFLVDIVPRDDAKDVEAAAAAAMATAAAGIPRPAAGVPATDPSMAYYYVPQQ, encoded by the coding sequence ATGGATCCCACCAAATccagcaccccgccgccgccccccgtCCTGGGCGCGCCCGTCGGCTACCCGCCTGGGGCGTACCCTCCTCCGCCGGGCGCCGCCCCGGCCCCCTACCCCCCGCAGCTGTACGCGCCgccgggcgccgccgccgcccagcaGGCcgcggcgcagcagcagcagcagctgcagGTGTTCTGGGCGGAGCAGTACCGCGAGATCGAGGCCACCACCGACTTCAAGAACCACAACCTCCCGCTGGCCCGGATCAAGAAGATCATGAAGGCCGACGAGGACGTGCGCATGATCGCCGCCGAGGCCCCCGTCGTCTTCGCCCGCGCCTGCGAGATGTTCATCCTTGAGCTCACCCACCGCGGCTGGGCGCACGCCGAGGAGAACAAGCGCCGCACGCTCCAGAAGTCCGACATTGCGGCCGCCATCGCGCGCACCGAGGTCTTCGACTTCCTCGTGGACATCGTGCCCCGGGACGACGCAAAGGACGTCGAGGCGGCCGCCGCCGCGGCCATGGCCACGGCGGCGGCCGGCATCCCGCGCCCTGCCGCCGGCGTGCCCGCCACCGACCCGAGCATGGCGTACTACTATGTCCCCCAGCAGTAA